In the genome of Bradyrhizobium ottawaense, the window CGCCCTGCCCGATCGAGGTGATGAAGCGCGTCAACACCGAGATGAACATGCGCGAGGTCACCATCGCCTATGGCATGACCGAGACCAGCCCAGTGAGCTTCCAGAGCGCGACCGACGATCCGCTCGAGCGCCGCGTCTCCACCGTCGGCCGCATCCACCCGCATGTTGAGGTGAAGGTCGTCGATCTCGAAGGCAGGATCGTCAAGCGCGGCGAACGCGGCGAGCTCTGCACCCGCGGCTACAGCGTCATGCTGGGCTATTGGGAGGAGAAGGAAAAGACGTCCGACGTGCTCGACGCCAATGGCTGGATGCACACCGGCGACCTCGCCACCATCGACGCCGCCGGTTATTGCAACATCGTCGGCCGCATCAAGGATCTGGTGATCCGCGGCGGCGAGAACCTCTACCCGCGCGAGATCGAGGAGTTTCTGTACCGTCACCCCAAGATCCAGGACGTGCAGATCTTCGGCGTCGCCGACACCCGCTACGGCGAGGAGCTCTGCGCCTGGATCCGCGTCAGGCCGGGCGAAACGCTGACGGCCGAGGAGGTCCGTGCCTTCTGCGACGGCCAGATCGCCCACAACAAGATCCCGCGCTACGTCGAGTTCGTCGACGAATTCCCGATGACCGTGACGGGCAAGATCCAGAAATTCGTGATGCGCGATGCCGTGGAGCAGCGGCTGGGATTGAAGGCGGCGAAGACGGCGTGAGAGACTGAGTACCCTTTCCGCAGGACGGTTGTCATTCCCCGCGAAAGCGGGGAATCCAGTACACTGCGGCTTCTCGATTCAATCACAAACGCCTCTGGAATACTGGATCGCCCGGTCTAAACATCGACCCGGGCGATGACAGCGAGGCTGGTGCGCGACTTTTCTAAACCGTCAGCCCGCGCTGCTGGGCCAGCTCCTTTAGCGACACAAGCGGACGCGCGCCGATGTGCTGGATCACTTCGGCGGCCGCGAGCGCACCGAGCTCGCCGCACTGCTTGTGCGCGAGGTTACGCGAAAGGCCGTAGAGGAAGCCCGCCGCAAAGAGATCGCCGGCGCCGGTGGTGTCCACCAGTTTCGTGACCGGTGAGGCCGGAGCTGCGACAGCGTCGGTCGGTGTCACCACCACGCAGCCCTTCTCGCTGCGGGTGACCACGCCGAGATTGACGTCGTTGCGCAGCTGCTTCAGCGCTGTGTCGAAATCCGAGGTCATGTAGAGCGAATGCAGCTCGGACTCGTTGGCGAAGACGATGTCGACCGTGCCGTTGCGCATGAGCGAGAGAAACTCGTCGCGATAGCGGTCGACGCAGAAGGAATCCGACAGCGTCAGCGCCACCTTGCGCTTGGCATCATGGGCGATCTTGGCCGCCTTGACGAAGGCGTCCTTGGCATTCTTGGGATCCCAGAGATAGCCTTCGAGATAGACGATGCCGGCGGCGGCGATCTCGGCCGGGTCGATGTCGGCGGGCGAAAGATCCTGCGCGGCACCGAGATAGGTGTTCATGGTGCGCTCGCCATCATCCGTGACCAGGATGTAGGAGCAGCCGGTGGCGGGGCCGTCCTGCGCGGCCGGCGTGTTGAAGGCGACGCCGGCTGAGCGGATATCGTGGACGTAGAGCTTGCCGATCTGGTCGTCCTTGACCTTGCCGACATAGGCCGCACGTGCCCCTAAGCTGCCGATGCCGACAATGGTGTTGGCGGCCGAGCCGCCCGAGACTTCCGTGGCCGGCCCCATGTCCTTGTAGATGGCGGCCGCCCGTGCCTCGTCGATCAGGGACATGCTGCCCTTGGTCATGCCGTGCTTGGCCAAAAAGGCCTCGTCAGTCCTGACCAGCACGTCGAACAACGCGTTGCCGATGCCGAGAACGTCATATTTCACGTCAGCCATTCACCTTGATCCTGTTTGGCGGATTGCGATCCCTGCGAAAATCCGCTTCCTGTCGGCCTGAAATCTGGCTCGCGGCCTATCACGACCGGGCCTGCGCGGGCAAGCAACGGTATGATAAAGAGCCGATGATCCGCTCCTTCCTGACCGTCTCGACGGGAACACTGGCCTCGCGGCTGCTGGGGTTTGCCCGCGATTCCCTGATCGCGGCGCTGCTCGGCACGGGCGCCGTGGCGGACGCATTCCTGGCCGCCTTCCAGCTGGTCAATGTGGTGCGCAGGCTGCTCAGCGAGGGCGCGCTGAACGCGGCGCTGGTCCCGGCCTGGCTGCGCATCCGTGACCGCGATGGCGCGGACGCTGCGGCAGCGTTCGCGGGGCGCGTCCTGGGCACGGTCAGTGCGGCCCTGATCGCGATCTCGCTCGCGATTGCCCTGTTGATGCCGCTGATCATGACGGTCATCGCGCCCGGTTTTCTCGGTACCGGCACGCTCGATCTCGCCGTCCAGAACGCGCGGCTGATGCTGCCTTATCTCGCCTTCGCCGGGCCCGTCACCGTGCTGATGGGGCTGCTGAATGCGCAAGGGCGCTTTGCGCTCACGGCATTCTCGCCGCTGCTGTTCAACATCGCGCTGATCGCTGCGACCGCTTTGCTGCTGGTCTGGCACGGTGACGCCGGCTTCGCCGCGTGGCTGCTGGCGGCCACGGTCGGCATCGCCGGCCTGCTGCAACTCCTGATGCTGCTGTCGCAGCGAAGTGCGCGCCTCGCCACGCCTCTGCGCGTCAGTTTCGACAAGGAGATGCGCAGCTTCTTCGCCAAGGCGATCCCCGGCATGATCGCAAGCTCGGGACCGCAATGGCTGATGATCGCCGGCGCGATCATCGCATCCGCGACGCCGTCCGCGGTGTCCTGGCTCTATTTCGCAAATCGCCTGATCGAGCTGCCGCTCGGCATCGTCGGCGTCGCCATGGGCACCGTGCTGGTGCCGGAGCTGACGCGCGCGGTGAGTGACGGCGACCGTGATGCGGTGGCGCATGCGCAATCGCGCGCGCTCGAGCTTGCGACCGGGCTGGCGCTCCCCGCCACGCTCGGCCTGATCGTGCTGGCCGAGCCGATCGTGCGGCTGTTGTTCGAGCATGGCGCCTTCGGTGCCGGTGACAGCGCGGCGACCGCGCATGCCTTGACGTGGCTGGCGCTTGGCCTGCCCGCGCACGTGCTGATCAAGGCGCTGTCGCCGGCCTTCTATGCCCGCAACGACACGATGACGCCGCTGCTGGCGACGGCCAAAGGCTTTGTGGTGGCGGTCGTGCTCGCCGTGCTGCTCGGCCATCTCTTTGGCGCAAGCGGGATCGCGGCGAGCACCGCGGCCGGCGCCTGGAGCAGTGCGCTCTCGCTGCTTCGGAAAGGCACCAGCGAATTCGGCTTCTCGGTCGATTCTGCCGCGCGAAAACGGCTGCCGCGGATCGTGCTTGCCGCAGCCGCGATGGGCGCCCTGCTCTGGCTGACCACCGGCCTCGTGCCCGCCGAGGCGCACGGCTTCATCAAATTCATCGTGCTGGGCGTGCAGATCGCGGCCGGGATCGCCGTTTACGGCTTGCTGCTGCAAATCCTCGGTGCCGCTTCCTGGCGCGAGGCGGTAGCCGCCTTGAAGCGACCCGCCTAGCCCGGCCCGGTGCGCGAGATCATCGAATTGCTCTTGACGGGGCAGCGCCGCTGTTGGAAACGACGGCCGAATACCTATGGGAAGGCTTACCATGCCATTCGTTGAACGGGTCTTTTCGGGCGTCCAGCCGACGGGCAATCTGCATCTCGGCAATTACCTCGGCGCCATCGTCAACTTCGTGAAGATGCAGGAAACCCACAACTGCATCTATTGCGTCGTCGACATGCACGCGATCACGCAAGGCGTGGACGTCTGGGGCGGACCGGCCGAGCTCGCGCGCAACACCCGCGAGGTGACTGCCGCGTTCATCGCGAGCGGCATCGATCCCAAGAAGCACATCGTGTTCAACCAGAGCCAGGTCTCCGGCCATGCCGAGCTCGCCTGGATCTTCAACTGCGTCGCGCGCATGGGCTGGCTCGGCCGCATGACCCAGTTCAAGGAGAAGGCCGGCAAGGACCGCGAGAATGCCTCCGTCGGCCTGTTCGACTATCCCGTGCTGATGGCCGCCGACATCCTGCTTTACCGCGCCACCCACGTGCCGGTCGGCGAGGACCAGAAGCAGCATCTCGAGCTCTCGCGTGACATCGCGCAGAAGTTCAACAACGACTTTGGTGACTCGATCCGCAACCTCGGCGCCAATGACGGCCTGTTCTTCCCGCTGCCGGAACCCCTGATCACGGGCCCCGCGACGCGGGTGATGAGCCTGCGCGACGGCACCAAGAAGATGTCGAAATCCGATGCGTCGGACAATTCGCGCATCAATTTGACTGACGATGCCGACACCATCGCGCAGAAGATCCGCAAGGCGAAGACCGATCCGGAGCCGCTGCCGTCAGAGGAGAAGGGCCTGGAAGCCCGTCCCGAGGCCGATAACCTCGTCGGCATCTTCGCCGCGCTGGCCGGCCGCCCCAAGGCGGATGTGCTGCGCGAGTTCGGCGGGGGCCAGTTCTCCAGCTTCAAGAACGCGCTGGCGGAGCTGTGCGTCACCAAGCTGGCGCCGATCGCCGGCGAGATGAAGCGCCTCGTCGCCGACCCCGGCCATATCGATTCGATCCTGAACGAAGGTTCCGACCGGGCCCGGGCGATCGCCGACGAGACGATGAAGCTCTCCAAGGACATCGTCGGCTTCATCCGCCGGCGATAGAGACGGTCGGCGTCAGCGCGCCGACCGCATCTCCTCTCCCCAACCTTGCGGGAGTGTGGCAGCATGCCGGCCGTGCACATGCCGGGACATGCATGACCAGCAAGCGACTTTGCTTCGAGCCGGGTCACAAGCCCAAATGCCTCGTCGTCGTCGACGACACCGCCGAATGGGATCGCGCGGTCTACTATGCCAGCCGCTGGGCGATCCGCGCCGGCGGCGGCGTGGTGATGCTGCGCATTATCGAGCCCGAGCAGCAGAGCCAGGAATGGCTGGGGGTCGCCGACATCATGCGCGCGGAGGCGCAGGAAGCGGCGGAGGCCGCGCTCGACCGTGCCGCCGGCCGCGCCAACGGCATCGCCGCGATCACCCCGGAGCGGGTGATCCGCGAGGGTGTGCCGATGGAGCAGCTGCTCGCCGTGATCGACGAAGACCCCGACATCGGCATGCTGGTGCTCGCCGCCAATCCCGGTGCGGAGGGGCCGGGTCCCCTGGTTGCGCTGCTGGCCCACGCGGTCGGAACCTTCCCGATTCCGGTGACCATCATTTCCGGCGCGCTGAGCGACCAAAGCGTGGATTCACTGTCGTAGGTCGTCCTTCACCTCGCCCCGCTTGCGGGGAGAGGTCGGCGCGAAGCGCCGGGTGAGGGGAGTCTCCACGAATCCAATTCTCACTGCCGGGGAGACGCCCCCTTCACCCCGACCCTCTCCCCGCAAGCGGGGAGAGGGAGGAACGAGCACCCTAACCTGCTGATATAACAACGAAACGCCCTCTTCTCCCCTTGATCGTGCGTTCTCCGTCGCCATCTGCTAGTGGAGAGAGCACGCGCCGGCCTTGAACCGGCGACGTCTGGAGAAAACCATGTTCATTCAAACCGAAGCCACCCCCAATCCCGCCACGCTGAAGTTCATTCCGGGCCGCGTCGTGGTCGACGGCAGCCCGATGGAATTCGCGAGCCGCGAAGCCGCCACCCGCTCGCCGCTGGCCGAAAAGCTGTTCGAGGTGCCCGGCGTCACCGGCGTGTTCTACGGATCCGACTTCATCACCGTGACCAAGGCAAACGGTGAATGGCAGCAGCTCAAGCCCGCGATCCTCGGCGCCATCATGGAGCACTACATGTCCGGCGCGCCACTGCTCGCCGACGGCGCGGCGCAAGACGATGCCGATCTCGATGACGAGGACGAGTTCTTCGACGAGGCCGATGCCGAGACGGTCGACATGATCAAGGACCTGATCGAGACCCGCGTGCGGCCGGCCGTCGCCAATGACGGCGGCGACATCACCTTCCGCGGCTTCAAGGACGGCATCGTCTATCTCAACATGAAGGGCGCCTGCTCCGGCTGCCCGTCATCGACCGCGACGCTCCAGCACGGCATCCAGAACCTGCTCAAGCACTTCGTGCCTGACGTGGTCGAAGTCCGGCCGATGTAAATTGCACGGCCTGAGCTGATTTCACTCCGTCATGCCCGGGCTTGTCCCGGGCATCCACGTTTTTGGAGCCGCAAAGTCGTGGATGGCCGGGTCAAGCCCAGCCGCGACGGCTAGAACCTTAGGCATCATCCGATTGCCAATGCTATGATCACACCATGCTGATCCTCGCCATCGATACCGCGCTCGACGCCTGCTCCGTCGCCGTACTCGACACCGAAACGGCCGAGCTCGTTGCGCAGGAGCAGCTTCTCATGAAGCGCGGCCACGCCGAGGCCCTGATGCCGATGATCGCGCGCGTCATGCAATCGGCCAATCTCGCCTTCACCTCGCTCGACCGCATCGCGGTCACCGTCGGCCCCGGAAGCTTCACCGGCCTGCGCGTCGGCATTTCGGCGGCGCGCGGCCTTGCGCTTGCGGCTGAGCGGCCGGCGATCGGCCTGACCACCTTGTCGGCCTATGCCGCCGCCATCGTCGGCCAGAGCAAATCGGCACCCGTGATCTCCGCAATCGACGCGCGGCACGACCATGTCTATTTCCAGATCGTCGCCGGCGACGGCAGCCAGCTGGTGCGGCCGAGCGTCGCTCCCGTCGACGAGGCGATCGCAGCCTCGCAATTCGGCGCGCCGCATCTGGTCGGCAATGCCGCCAATATCCTCGCCGAGCGCTGGCCGAAGGATGTCCCGCAGCCGGTTGCGGTCGATGCGCAGCCCGCGCCCGATATCGGCTGGGTCGCATGGCTAGGCGCCGCCGCCGATCCGGCGACGAATCCGGCGCGGCCGTTCTATCTGAAGGCGCCCGACGCCAAGCCGGCGGCACAGCCGCCATTTGCAGCACAAGTCCCGACCCCATGATGAGATGGCTGTCGGAATGGTGGCGCGGCGGCACCGCCGCCGTCGAGCCCGCATCCGTGCGTGACGCTGCGCAACTGGCGCAGCTTCACGGCGCCTCCTTCGCGCGCGGCTGGGGCGAGGGCGAATTCGAGAGCATGGTCAGCGAGCGCAACACGCTCGTGCATCGGCTGCGCCTCGGCCGCAGGACCGTCGGATTCGCGGTATCGCGGATCGGGGCGGATGAAGCGGAAATCCTCTCGATCGCGGTGGACGGGGCCTATCGCGGCCGCGGCCTCTCCCGCACGCTGCTGATGACCCATCTCGGCCATCTCGCGGGGCGCGGCGTGCGCACAATATTTCTCGAAGTTGAGGAAAATAACCAGCCGGCGCGGCGGCTCTACGATGGTGCCGGATTCATGGTGGTCGGGCGCCGCGAACGCTACTATAAGCAGCCGAACGGGGAACAATTGAACGCCCTTCTGATGCGACGTGACTTGTCGTAACATTGGTGGCAGAAAGCGCCCCCGCCAGGCAGACAAACTATGACCGCACTGAAACCTTCTTCCGCATCCAAGGCGTCCGGCATCGAAGCGCGCTGTGCCGCCACCGGCATGCGCATGACCGAGCAGCGCCGTGTCATCGCCCGCGTGCTCGCGGAGGCGATCGATCATCCCGATGTCGAGGAACTGTACCGGCGCTGCGTTGCCGTCGACGACAAGATCTCGATCTCGACCGTGTATCGCACCGTCAAGCTGTTCGAGGATGCCGGCATCATCGAGCGCCATGATTTCCGCGAGGGCCGCGCGCGCTACGAGCAGATGCGTGACAGCCATCACGATCACCTCATCAATCTGCGCGACGGCAAGGTGATCGAGTTCACCTCCGAGGAGATCGAGAAGCTGCAGGCGGAGATCGCCCGCAAGCTCGGTTATCGGCTGGTCGACCACCGGCTCGAGCTCTATTGCGTCCCGCTCGACGACGACAAGCCGACGTCTTGATTTAGTGCCGATAGACCTCATCATCTTCGACTGCGACGGTGTGCTCGTGGACAGCGAGGTGATCTCCTGTCGCGCGCATGCGGATGTGCTGACGAGGCACGGCTATCCGATCACCTCGGAGCAGGTGCTGGTCCGCTTCCTCGGCGTGTCCGAGAAAGACGCGCGGCGGATGGTCGAACAGGAAATCGGCCGCAGCCTCCCGGGTGATCTGGAGCAGCAGATCAGTGCGGCCACGCTGCAATTCTACGCCAGCGATCTGCAGCCGATCACCCATGTGGCTGCGGCGATCGGCGCAATCGATCTGCCCAAATGCGTCGCATCGAGCGGCACGCCGGAGAAGATCACTCACGGCCTGACCTGTGCCGGCCTCTACGACCTGCTCGCTCCGCACATCTTCTCAGCGAGCCAGGTCGCACGCGGCAAGCCCGCGCCCGATCTGTTTCTGTTCGCGGCCAAGCAGATGAAAGTCCCGCCGGAACGCTGCCTCGTGATCGAGGACAGCGTCCCCGGGGTAACAGGCGCGTCCGCAGCCGGGATGACCGTGCTGGGCTTTCACGGCGGCAGCCACTGCCCGCCGGGTCACGCCGAAAGGCTGCGCGCCGCCGGCGCCGGATCG includes:
- a CDS encoding universal stress protein codes for the protein MTSKRLCFEPGHKPKCLVVVDDTAEWDRAVYYASRWAIRAGGGVVMLRIIEPEQQSQEWLGVADIMRAEAQEAAEAALDRAAGRANGIAAITPERVIREGVPMEQLLAVIDEDPDIGMLVLAANPGAEGPGPLVALLAHAVGTFPIPVTIISGALSDQSVDSLS
- a CDS encoding adenosine kinase; amino-acid sequence: MADVKYDVLGIGNALFDVLVRTDEAFLAKHGMTKGSMSLIDEARAAAIYKDMGPATEVSGGSAANTIVGIGSLGARAAYVGKVKDDQIGKLYVHDIRSAGVAFNTPAAQDGPATGCSYILVTDDGERTMNTYLGAAQDLSPADIDPAEIAAAGIVYLEGYLWDPKNAKDAFVKAAKIAHDAKRKVALTLSDSFCVDRYRDEFLSLMRNGTVDIVFANESELHSLYMTSDFDTALKQLRNDVNLGVVTRSEKGCVVVTPTDAVAAPASPVTKLVDTTGAGDLFAAGFLYGLSRNLAHKQCGELGALAAAEVIQHIGARPLVSLKELAQQRGLTV
- a CDS encoding Fur family transcriptional regulator, whose product is MTALKPSSASKASGIEARCAATGMRMTEQRRVIARVLAEAIDHPDVEELYRRCVAVDDKISISTVYRTVKLFEDAGIIERHDFREGRARYEQMRDSHHDHLINLRDGKVIEFTSEEIEKLQAEIARKLGYRLVDHRLELYCVPLDDDKPTS
- the murJ gene encoding murein biosynthesis integral membrane protein MurJ gives rise to the protein MIRSFLTVSTGTLASRLLGFARDSLIAALLGTGAVADAFLAAFQLVNVVRRLLSEGALNAALVPAWLRIRDRDGADAAAAFAGRVLGTVSAALIAISLAIALLMPLIMTVIAPGFLGTGTLDLAVQNARLMLPYLAFAGPVTVLMGLLNAQGRFALTAFSPLLFNIALIAATALLLVWHGDAGFAAWLLAATVGIAGLLQLLMLLSQRSARLATPLRVSFDKEMRSFFAKAIPGMIASSGPQWLMIAGAIIASATPSAVSWLYFANRLIELPLGIVGVAMGTVLVPELTRAVSDGDRDAVAHAQSRALELATGLALPATLGLIVLAEPIVRLLFEHGAFGAGDSAATAHALTWLALGLPAHVLIKALSPAFYARNDTMTPLLATAKGFVVAVVLAVLLGHLFGASGIAASTAAGAWSSALSLLRKGTSEFGFSVDSAARKRLPRIVLAAAAMGALLWLTTGLVPAEAHGFIKFIVLGVQIAAGIAVYGLLLQILGAASWREAVAALKRPA
- a CDS encoding HAD family hydrolase, which gives rise to MPIDLIIFDCDGVLVDSEVISCRAHADVLTRHGYPITSEQVLVRFLGVSEKDARRMVEQEIGRSLPGDLEQQISAATLQFYASDLQPITHVAAAIGAIDLPKCVASSGTPEKITHGLTCAGLYDLLAPHIFSASQVARGKPAPDLFLFAAKQMKVPPERCLVIEDSVPGVTGASAAGMTVLGFHGGSHCPPGHAERLRAAGAGSTFDDMRQLPELVRRIEPARPVR
- the tsaB gene encoding tRNA (adenosine(37)-N6)-threonylcarbamoyltransferase complex dimerization subunit type 1 TsaB, which produces MLILAIDTALDACSVAVLDTETAELVAQEQLLMKRGHAEALMPMIARVMQSANLAFTSLDRIAVTVGPGSFTGLRVGISAARGLALAAERPAIGLTTLSAYAAAIVGQSKSAPVISAIDARHDHVYFQIVAGDGSQLVRPSVAPVDEAIAASQFGAPHLVGNAANILAERWPKDVPQPVAVDAQPAPDIGWVAWLGAAADPATNPARPFYLKAPDAKPAAQPPFAAQVPTP
- the rimI gene encoding ribosomal protein S18-alanine N-acetyltransferase → MMRWLSEWWRGGTAAVEPASVRDAAQLAQLHGASFARGWGEGEFESMVSERNTLVHRLRLGRRTVGFAVSRIGADEAEILSIAVDGAYRGRGLSRTLLMTHLGHLAGRGVRTIFLEVEENNQPARRLYDGAGFMVVGRRERYYKQPNGEQLNALLMRRDLS
- the trpS gene encoding tryptophan--tRNA ligase, translated to MPFVERVFSGVQPTGNLHLGNYLGAIVNFVKMQETHNCIYCVVDMHAITQGVDVWGGPAELARNTREVTAAFIASGIDPKKHIVFNQSQVSGHAELAWIFNCVARMGWLGRMTQFKEKAGKDRENASVGLFDYPVLMAADILLYRATHVPVGEDQKQHLELSRDIAQKFNNDFGDSIRNLGANDGLFFPLPEPLITGPATRVMSLRDGTKKMSKSDASDNSRINLTDDADTIAQKIRKAKTDPEPLPSEEKGLEARPEADNLVGIFAALAGRPKADVLREFGGGQFSSFKNALAELCVTKLAPIAGEMKRLVADPGHIDSILNEGSDRARAIADETMKLSKDIVGFIRRR
- a CDS encoding NifU family protein — encoded protein: MFIQTEATPNPATLKFIPGRVVVDGSPMEFASREAATRSPLAEKLFEVPGVTGVFYGSDFITVTKANGEWQQLKPAILGAIMEHYMSGAPLLADGAAQDDADLDDEDEFFDEADAETVDMIKDLIETRVRPAVANDGGDITFRGFKDGIVYLNMKGACSGCPSSTATLQHGIQNLLKHFVPDVVEVRPM